The Silene latifolia isolate original U9 population chromosome 4, ASM4854445v1, whole genome shotgun sequence region TGCTGAGCATATTGGCGAATGGCTCAACTGGCGAAACAAGGAATCAAATATACAAATATTTGGGCTCCAAAACATTGAAAGAAATCAATCAAAAGGCCTCAGAAGTCATGGAAATTATCTATCCAACTATCAATGGAACTTCCGAGGGTCCGGTGGTCTCGTTTGTGAATGGGGCATGGGTTGACCAGCAAACTACTTCTTTAAGGCCTGCCTTTCAGAAGCTTCTTCAAGGCACTTATAAGGCTGATGCTAAAGCTGTTGAGTTTCAAAACAAGgtaaaattaaaaacaatttaTGCCTCGTTTATGGGTTTTACTACACACAATGTTCAACTAGTTTTGTGTACTGTCAATCCCGATCCCAAAATGCGTGTCTGCGGTGTCCACATACCTCTCAAGTCCCAGAGTAACTTGGTACATTAGATTTTGGTTTGATAATTGCTTTGGAAATGACTGTTGTGGCATTGCACTGAGTGTACATTTACTGAGCCCTGCATTACTTTGTACATGCAGGAAGAAGTATGCAAAGAAATCAACTTGTGGGTAAGTGATGCTACACAAGGGACAATAACAGAACTCTTGTCGCCTCAACTTATAGGACAGGACACAATACTTGTACTTGGAAATGCTCTTTTCTTTAAAGCAGCCTGGGAGACCCCATTCACGGCGTGTGAAAATCAGAGCTTTCACCTTCTTACAGGAGAAACAATTCAAGCTCCCTGTATGACTACCTATCGCTACAAGTTTAAGTTCGATGGAGGTTGTTTTGATGATTTCAGGCTGCTGAGGCTTCCTTATAAAACAGCACAAGATACTACTAGGAAATTCGCCATGTATATCTTTCTTCCAAACACTAAGGACGGTCTCATTGGTTTAATGGAAAAATTCCGCAAAGACCCTAGGTTTCTGCATGAGAATTTTGAGTTAGCTAGAGCTTATCTTACAGGTTTTTGGATTCCCAAGTTCAAATTCTCCCACCTGTTTTCTGTTAAGGATACATTGGAGCAACTAGGATTGGACCGAATGTTCAAGCGCGTTGGTGAACTTAAAAAAATAGTGAACCAGCCTTTCGCCGAGCAGCTGTATGTGTCTAAGATGTACCAAAAATCATTTGTTGAAGTCAATGAGGAAGGGACCTTAGCTTCTTCCGCCATGCTATCTCTGTCTGGTGGAGGAGGACCGCCTCCAAATGAATTTAGCTTTGTGGCTGATCACCCCTTCTTGTTTACGATACGAGAAGAGACTTCACAGGTCACCTTCTTCGTTGGGACTGTTCTTAATCCTCTATTAGAGTAGCTGCAAATGTTCCTTAGATTAGCAAATAGGCGCGTACCACGCTGCGTAGTATGTCAGGACTCTATCAGTGGGATTAGCATTCTGGTTTGTGCAGTTTTATGTTTTATGTGACTTGGTATGTGTTCCTAACTCCTTATTTTGGTGTTTTGGAGTTTGGAGTATTAGTATGGCTATGACTCCTATGAGTAATGCTTCTGTTTGTTGTGAAGTAGTAGTACTTTTGAAAACTATTTTCTTTGTATAATATAATGCTAGTAATATATATGGAGCCATGGCGGGATATGGCTATTTACATTCGATTCTTCTTACTTCATCTTTAGAAGACTTTAAACATTGAGataatattgttattgttgtcgAGTAATGGTAGTGTAAATGTGTAATACATCCATCTCTATTCTAAATTTTGTTGGACATAGTAAAATTTAGAACATGTCACAAATTTGATACGAAATCATAAGATTGGTGAATCCTACCTACATACGGAGTTGTATGTATGCAAGTATGACTCGGATAGTCAGTTTTACCTAACTATCCATAGTCTTACATGCAAGACTATGGGCATCATGATTAAAACGCCTAGGAACATAACTAAAAGCTAAACAATGAAAAGAAGTAAAACAATCACAAATCTCCTCTAAAATAGCCTTTAGAAGAAGGTGACGTCTCTCCATTCCTGCAAGCTGcaaaatcaaagataaacaatCTGATGAAATCTCCAAGTGACGCAATCCCCTTTCACGAGCCCATAGAAGCACTAAGAGCACACCAAGACCTTCAGCTTGCAAAGCAGATTCCGCCTTAATTTTCCTTTCCATGCTATGAAAGATTTGGCCGTTTTCAGACATAGCAATCCACCCTACACCTGCCTTGTCAAATCCCTTCCAACCCGCATCAACTATCACTCGCACATAACCACAATCACCAATCCTACCCACAACACAAATTGGGTTACTATTACGAACCCAATTAGCATTATCCCTCGCTAATGGTGTTGAGTTCCCTTCTAAGGCACAAGCaccctttttcaactcctcaatAGCTTGAATCCCCGTACTTACAATTTGTGACCAATGGTTAAAGAACATCATAGGATGAAATTCCACACCTTGAAAAAGAATTTGATTGCGAGTACTCCATATGCACCAAAGTGTGGCAAGAAAACGGATCTGTTGTTCCTCGCGACACTCCGATTTTTCCAAATATACCATCCAATCAATAATCCAAGTGTCAATTTGCAAAAATGAAGCCTGATTCGTGCGAATGCCAAGCTCAGAACAGGCCCACAATCTTCGGGACACATGACAGTCCCTAAATAAGTGCTCCATAGTTTCTAAGGCCATCTCTCTCCCTTGACAAAACTTACAACTCGGATCAATCTCAATATTCCGCTTCACGAAATTAATGCCCACAGAGAGAGTATTAGTAAGAATCCTCCAAAGGAGAATTTTCCAAGTCGCTGCACCCGGCAACTTCCATAATTTTTGTTTACAAAAAATCAACCCAGCACGACTTAGCCGCTCCTTATCCTTCACTGATCCTCTCCTTACCATAAAATCATGAAAGAGGATCCCATAACCACTCTTGACACTATATTGACCATCACTATTATGTAACCAATATACTTCATCTGTTGTTTGTGTTCGACAAATGGGTTTTGCTAGAATAGCTTGTACACTGTCATCCACCAAAAAAGTATGAAGAAATTCTTCATTCTATTTTATCTCCACGCCATCATGACCATTTATCTGTAAGTCTTTAACCATCAAATATTGAAGGCCGACACGGTCAATCCCCAAGCAATCATCCTTAGGTTCCGGATAATCTCCATTAACCCATTTGTTAGTCCATACATTCAACTCAGAATCCAAACCTGGTTTCCATCCGATTTGGTTTCGCACAAATTCCAGACCATGAAGAATACTTCTAGCGCCCCATGATAAGTTGCTACCACTTTGAATCACCCAGTTATCCTTCAAAACACCATCTCCCAACAGTTTTTTCCGGAAAATGCGTGCGAAAAAAGATTGATCACCAGATACAATTCTCCACGCATGCTTCCCTAGCATTGCTTGATTAAGACACTCAATATTCCGAATTCCAAGGCCGCCCTCCCTTTTCGGTAAACGAAGAAACTTCTGACTACACCAATGGATCGTTCTCCCCAATCTACCacccgcccaccaaaaatgtgataATAAAGAATTAATCTTATtagtcacacttaccggtattttaaataccgatagaaagtaattagAGATATTTGATAGGACAGATGTGATTAAAGTTAACCTTCCCGCTGGAGTCAAAAAAATCCCATTCCATGAAGAGATTCGCTTCATGACTATATCAATAAGTCCTTTGAAAAGTTCCCTCTTCGATCCTTGCAAATCAGTACGTAAACCCAGATACTTTCCCAAACCTTTGGTTCCTTTGACACGCAAATTCCGCATTCCACAACGTGCCTGTGCAAGTGTTGTACTAGGACTAAAAAGAATTCCCGATTTATCTTCATTCATTACTTGACCAGACACCTTGCAATACTTTTTCAAAATAGCTCGTAGATTCCTCGTCGAATTTTTCCTATCATGTAAAAAGAAAACCGCATCATCCGCAAAGAACAAATGAGACAATGCCTTCACCCCACGGCACAACGTAATCCCTTTCAAAGAGCCACGTTGTTGTGCTTTCAGGACATTACATGATAACACCTCCATGCAAAGGACGAAAAGATAGAGGGAAAGCGGATCACCCTGCCTTAAGCCACATTGTGGTTGAAATAACCTTAATGGTGCTCCATTAAAAAGCACCTGATATGAGACTGTCGTGACGCAATTCATGATGAGAAAAATCAACCTTTCCGGCACTCCAAATTTATAAAGCACGGCCCGCAAAAAATCCCACCGTACACTATCATAAGCTTTACTCATATCAGCTTTAAACGCATACCGCCCAGATTTCCCTTTCTTGTGCGAATTAATCTTATGTAGAGCTTCATTAGCCAAAATAATATTATCTGATATTTGCCTTCCCGGAATGAATGCATTTTGGAAGTCTCCAACCAGATAACCCATCACTTTTGCCATTCTATTTGTGACACATTTAGAGACAATACGCATGAAGACGTTACACAAACTTATCGGTCGATAATCCCCCACCTTCTCCGGGTTATCACATTTCGGAATTAAGGTAATGAAAGTCCTATTATTTTCTTTGAGAACCATCCCCGAATTGAGAACCGACAGAACCGCCGTTGTTACATCCTTTTTAATAAAATACCAACATTTCTGATAAAAGATTGCTGGTACTCCATCTGGTCCCGGTGATTTAAGTGCACCCATTTGGAAAACAGCTGTTCGCACCTCTTGAGCCGTAAAGGGCCGACTTAACACATCACAATCATCACCATGAACAGTCTTATTTATCCCCATTAAGACTTCCTCCATTAAGTTTTCCCGGACAATTCCATCATCAGTGCATTgtggattatataaattatagAATGAATCATAAAAGATTTCTCCAACAAGATCCGGCTCATAAATCCAATTACCATTACCATTCTTAACCCCTAGAATAAAATTCCTACCCGCACGCCCTTTTACCCAATTGAAAAAATACTTAGTACAAGTATCACCTTCAATCATCCACTTTAATTTTGCCCTTTGTCGCCAAAAAACCGCAGCAACTTTAGCGAATTCCCGAACCTTATCATTAGCTCTCGTATAcatatcatcatcaccatcattaaTAGCAGCATCCATACCTCTTTCCAGTTCCGAATCAAAATCATCCCATTTCTGCTGCCACTCTTGCCTCTTATCCAAAGCCCAGTGTCGTACTTCTTGTCTTACCATAGAGAGCTTTCTTGCAACTTGGAAAGTCGGCGTTCCACGAAATCGTCGTTTCCAGACTTCTTTGATAATAGAAATACACTCATCATACTCCAAAACCCATGCATCCACTTTATAAGGCTTGTTACTTTTATTTCTTGTGAGATGTAAATCCAACTCTATTGGTGCATGATCCGATATTTGTATAGGAAAATGTTTTATTCCCGTCTCCGGAAATAGCATAAACCAATCCTTAGAACCAAGCGCTTTATCAAGCCTTTCGTAAACTCGTTTTTGCCCTTTGCGATTATTACACCAAGTGTATCGTGGCCCTTTAAAAGGGATGTCCACCAATTGGTTATTGATCTTCCATTTATTGAACTCCACTGCCCCACTAATAGGTCTTGTATTTAAACTTAGTTTATCACTTCCATACTCGACTTGATTAAAGTCTCCAAAGACAAGGAACGGATGTACAAGCGTAGCTAAACAATCCTCCAAATCATCAAGCACCGAACTTCGCAAATGAAAAGATGGAGCACCATAAAAAAGCACCAAGTACCACAACCG contains the following coding sequences:
- the LOC141653073 gene encoding serpin-ZXA-like encodes the protein MPLQSKISINLKVALTEANKSVSRNKNFICSPLGIHFMLSILANGSTGETRNQIYKYLGSKTLKEINQKASEVMEIIYPTINGTSEGPVVSFVNGAWVDQQTTSLRPAFQKLLQGTYKADAKAVEFQNKEEVCKEINLWVSDATQGTITELLSPQLIGQDTILVLGNALFFKAAWETPFTACENQSFHLLTGETIQAPCMTTYRYKFKFDGGCFDDFRLLRLPYKTAQDTTRKFAMYIFLPNTKDGLIGLMEKFRKDPRFLHENFELARAYLTGFWIPKFKFSHLFSVKDTLEQLGLDRMFKRVGELKKIVNQPFAEQLYVSKMYQKSFVEVNEEGTLASSAMLSLSGGGGPPPNEFSFVADHPFLFTIREETSQVTFFVGTVLNPLLE
- the LOC141651106 gene encoding uncharacterized protein LOC141651106; this encodes MVRRGSVKDKERLSRAGLIFCKQKLWKLPGAATWKILLWRILTNTLSVGINFVKRNIEIDPSCKFCQGREMALETMEHLFRDCHVSRRLWACSELGIRTNQASFLQIDTWIIDWMVYLEKSECREEQQIRFLATLWCIWSTRNQILFQGVEFHPMMFFNHWSQIVSTGIQAIEELKKGACALEGNSTPLARDNANWVRNSNPICVVGRIGDCGYVRVIVDAGWKGFDKAGVGWIAMSENGQIFHSMERKIKAESALQAEGLGVLLVLLWARERGLRHLEISSDCLSLILQLAGMERRHLLLKAILEEICDCFTSFHCLAFSYVPRRFNHDAHSLACKTMDS